The proteins below are encoded in one region of Tamandua tetradactyla isolate mTamTet1 chromosome 9, mTamTet1.pri, whole genome shotgun sequence:
- the GAL gene encoding galanin peptides translates to MPGGSALWLASLLLSTALADPRGLAARAKEKRGWTLNSAGYLLGPQAIDNHRSFHDKHGLAGKRELQPEEEVNAGSFDRPLPESNVVRTIIEFLTFLHLKEAGAQDSLPWEVSSEEAQQP, encoded by the exons ATGCCCGGAGGCAGCGCGCTCTGGCTCGCCTCCCTCCTCCTCAGCACCGCCCTGGCCGACCCCCGGGGGCTCGCGGCTCGG GCCAAGGAAAAGAGAGGCTGGACTCTGAACAGCGCTGGCTACCTTCTCGGCCCAC AGGCCATTGATAACCACAGGTCATTTCACGACAAGCACGGCCTTGCAGGCAAGCGCGAACTCCAGCCTGAAGAGGAGGTGAATGCAG GGAGCTTTGACAGGCCACTGCCTGAGAGCAACGTTGTGCGCACAATAATTGAGTTTCTGACTTTCCTGCATCTCAAAG AGGCTGGGGCCCAGGACAGCCTGCCCTGGGAGGTTTCCTCAGAAGAAGCACAGCAGCCCTGA